One region of Culex pipiens pallens isolate TS chromosome 2, TS_CPP_V2, whole genome shotgun sequence genomic DNA includes:
- the LOC128093141 gene encoding chymotrypsin-2-like produces the protein MSKIAFLLVILQVVTILNAKSPGRIVGGQLAEPGQFPYQVSLRSAKNAHFCGGSVISEQRVLTAAHCVVGRTPVDTRIVVGTHLLDSGGIYYGVAQMVVHELYDASTRAFDVSLLQTESTILFSDLVQPIALGAGFVNLAHGAVLSGWGQLEWTDVGMSNELRWLNTSVIMLADCRQGSSSTVAPNIFLHKLCALSPEGQGMCMGDTGGPMVLDGVQIGIGSWGIPCGFGHPDIYDRVSSHRAWILANIS, from the exons ATGTCTAAGATAGCCTTTTTGCTGGTGATCCTTCAAGTCGTCACCATACTGAACGCCA AAAGTCCTGGTCGCATCGTCGGCGGACAGCTCGCCGAACCGGGTCAATTTCCGTACCAAGTTTCGTTGCGATCCGCAAAGAACGCCCACTTTTGCGGTGGATCTGTTATCAGCGAGCAACGGGTGCTGACCGCGGCTCACTGTGTGGTTGGTAGAACTCCGGTCGATACCCGGATCGTCGTGGGAACGCACCTGTTGGATAGTGGTGGAATCTACTATGGGGTGGCTCAGATGGTTGTTCATGAGTTGTACGACGCGAGTACGAGGGCGTTTGACGTTTCGCTTCTTCAGACGGAATCTACGATATTGTTTAGTGATTTGGTACAGCCTATCGCTTTGGGAGCTGGGTTTGTGAATCTAGCCCATGGAGCGGTTCTGTCCGGTTGGGGACAACTTGAGTGGACCGACGTCGGAATGTCGAACGAGTTGAGGTGGCTGAATACGAGCGTAATTATGCTGGCAGACTGCAGACAAGGATCTTCGTCGACCGTTGCACCGAACATCTTCCTTCACAAGTTGTGCGCACTGAGTCCGGAAGGACAGGGAATGTGCATGGGAGATACCGGTGGTCCGATGGTGCTGGACGGTGTCCAAATTGGTATTGGTTCCTGGGGTATTCCGTGTGGGTTTGGTCATCCGGACATTTACGACCGGGTTTCATCCCATCGAGCTTGGATCTTGGCTAATATTTCGTAG